A single genomic interval of Candidatus Sysuiplasma acidicola harbors:
- a CDS encoding DUF2080 family transposase-associated protein: protein MSREIKVDEGTILLKDEVEVFYERKITKFGNSAKLDAPKKYIGKRAYVIVLKR, encoded by the coding sequence ATGTCGCGCGAAATAAAGGTGGATGAGGGCACGATACTGCTGAAAGACGAGGTTGAGGTATTCTATGAGCGGAAGATCACAAAGTTCGGCAACTCTGCAAAGCTCGATGCACCGAAGAAATACATAGGCAAAAGAGCCTATGTTATCGTTCTCAAGAGATAG
- the rnz gene encoding ribonuclease Z produces MEVLFLGTGATLPSRKRNVSSTAVILDDSRMMLLDCGEGTQRQLMLSGRSYMKVRWIALSHFHGDHMLGIPGLVQSMQFSGRKEELTFFGPAGLVRLLKAMRTAGLLNNTFPIRAVEMHDGRVRAVDLGKFTLRAIDSEHNAPSLAFRVQEKDRPGRFHPGKARRLGVQPGPLFSRLQKGMSVTVNGKVIRPEMVMGPPRPGPSVGYAVDTRPTAGITEFMHMVSVLVFDSTFDSGLRYRALETKHSTCVEAAETAKQAEVGRLYLTHIGGRYDDPGLLSEQARSIFPSSFVARDFLRYVPRK; encoded by the coding sequence GTGGAAGTGCTTTTTCTCGGTACTGGTGCAACCTTGCCTTCCAGGAAGCGCAATGTTTCATCCACTGCAGTGATACTGGATGACAGCAGGATGATGCTGCTTGACTGCGGAGAGGGAACTCAGCGGCAATTGATGCTTTCAGGCCGTTCGTACATGAAGGTGAGATGGATAGCACTCTCTCACTTCCACGGTGATCATATGCTCGGTATACCGGGGCTCGTACAGTCCATGCAATTTTCCGGAAGAAAGGAGGAGCTGACGTTTTTCGGACCTGCAGGGCTGGTCCGCCTTCTGAAGGCGATGCGAACTGCGGGCCTGCTGAATAACACGTTCCCGATACGTGCTGTTGAAATGCATGACGGGAGAGTCCGTGCTGTCGACCTGGGGAAGTTCACACTCCGCGCCATCGATTCGGAACACAATGCTCCTTCTCTCGCATTCAGGGTGCAGGAGAAGGACAGACCGGGCAGATTCCATCCGGGAAAGGCGCGCAGACTCGGTGTTCAGCCAGGGCCGCTGTTCAGCAGGCTCCAAAAGGGTATGTCTGTCACAGTTAACGGGAAAGTAATCAGGCCGGAGATGGTAATGGGCCCTCCTCGCCCCGGCCCCTCAGTAGGCTACGCCGTGGATACAAGGCCCACTGCAGGAATCACGGAATTCATGCATATGGTGAGCGTTCTTGTTTTCGATTCCACCTTCGACAGCGGGCTGCGCTATAGAGCGCTTGAAACGAAGCACTCGACATGTGTGGAGGCGGCAGAGACGGCAAAGCAGGCAGAGGTCGGGAGACTGTACCTTACACACATCGGGGGAAGATATGATGACCCTGGCCTGCTTAGCGAGCAGGCAAGGAGCATCTTCCCGTCATCATTTGTTGCAAGAGATTTCCTGAGATACGTTCCAAGAAAATGA
- a CDS encoding methionine adenosyltransferase codes for MAKNITVRDLKSEPVEKKETEMVERKGIGHPDSVADGISEQVSRALSRYYLKNFGRVLHHNTDECQIVGGQATPAFGGGVITEPVYILLVGRATDSVNGTKVPVKDIAEEAARNYLKNTFGELNTEKDVIIATKIGPGSVDLRGVYETQKLLANDTSFGVGFAPFTEAERITLETERYINGELKKSIPGAGKDVKVMTSRRGDRIVVTCAVAMIGRRIRDRDHYVSVKEELREKVLDFAVRITSREVVVNVNTADDYESGIYYNTVTGLSMENGDDGSVGRGNRVNGLITPFRPMSLEAAAGKNPVTHVGKIYNLLSNQVAAKVCEVAGGDVIEANVRILSQIGKPVSEPLSSNVDMILGNGVKPGRWSSEAESILSEYLDNTDKYVTQRIIRDELSVF; via the coding sequence TTGGCAAAGAATATCACAGTCAGAGATCTGAAATCCGAGCCTGTTGAGAAGAAAGAGACGGAGATGGTGGAGAGGAAGGGCATTGGCCATCCAGACAGTGTGGCTGACGGCATATCGGAGCAGGTGAGCAGGGCGCTGAGCAGATATTACTTGAAGAATTTCGGCAGAGTTCTGCACCACAATACCGATGAGTGCCAGATAGTCGGCGGTCAGGCAACTCCCGCGTTCGGCGGCGGTGTCATAACGGAGCCTGTGTACATCCTTCTTGTCGGAAGAGCGACTGACTCGGTTAACGGCACCAAAGTCCCGGTCAAGGATATTGCCGAGGAGGCTGCAAGAAATTACCTTAAGAATACATTCGGCGAACTCAACACCGAGAAGGATGTCATCATTGCTACGAAAATTGGACCGGGCTCGGTGGACCTCAGGGGAGTGTACGAGACACAGAAGCTCCTTGCCAATGACACAAGTTTTGGTGTCGGTTTCGCGCCGTTTACTGAAGCAGAGCGTATTACGCTAGAAACTGAAAGATATATCAACGGCGAACTGAAGAAGAGCATACCTGGTGCCGGCAAAGATGTCAAGGTTATGACCTCGAGGCGGGGTGACAGGATTGTCGTTACATGTGCCGTCGCCATGATCGGCAGACGCATTCGAGACAGAGATCACTACGTTAGCGTCAAGGAAGAGCTGCGCGAGAAGGTACTAGACTTTGCGGTGCGCATCACCTCCCGTGAAGTGGTCGTCAATGTCAATACCGCGGATGATTATGAGAGTGGCATATACTACAATACCGTCACTGGCCTATCAATGGAGAATGGGGACGATGGCTCCGTCGGAAGGGGTAACAGGGTGAACGGGCTGATCACACCTTTCAGGCCGATGAGTCTTGAGGCAGCTGCAGGCAAGAATCCTGTTACACACGTTGGCAAGATATACAATCTGCTCTCAAACCAGGTGGCCGCGAAGGTGTGCGAGGTTGCAGGAGGAGATGTTATCGAGGCTAATGTCAGGATACTCTCACAGATTGGCAAGCCCGTTTCGGAACCGCTCTCCAGCAATGTAGATATGATACTGGGCAACGGCGTGAAACCCGGCAGATGGTCAAGCGAGGCAGAAAGCATACTATCGGAATACCTAGACAACACAGATAAGTATGTAACACAGAGAATAATAAGGGATGAACTATCGGTTTTCTGA
- a CDS encoding FMN-binding negative transcriptional regulator: MYVPKYYIMEGKHAKVEFIRKNSFGVMFSRHEDAPWATHTPFIYAEKADDHDVLLGHMARANPQWKDMDSQKVLVVFQGPHAYISPSWYIEKNQVPTWNYVAVHVTGTASVLDDAGTREVVAGLLSFYRSDANLIESLGDEPFRSLLKATVGFSIAIEKLEGVTKLNQNKSTASRANVAEQLLVSENPTTKELGRIMKDYISFKE, from the coding sequence GTGTACGTACCAAAATATTACATCATGGAAGGAAAACATGCTAAGGTTGAATTCATCCGTAAGAATTCATTCGGTGTGATGTTCTCACGGCATGAGGATGCCCCATGGGCGACGCACACCCCATTCATCTACGCAGAGAAGGCAGACGATCATGATGTCCTTCTTGGGCACATGGCAAGGGCCAATCCGCAATGGAAGGACATGGACTCGCAGAAAGTCCTGGTTGTTTTTCAAGGTCCGCATGCGTATATATCGCCTTCGTGGTATATCGAGAAGAATCAGGTGCCGACGTGGAACTACGTCGCGGTGCACGTCACTGGAACTGCAAGTGTGCTCGATGATGCAGGAACAAGAGAGGTTGTTGCAGGACTGCTGAGTTTCTATCGCAGCGATGCTAACTTGATAGAAAGTCTGGGCGATGAGCCTTTCAGGAGTTTGTTGAAGGCGACAGTTGGTTTCAGCATAGCGATTGAAAAGCTTGAGGGTGTTACAAAGCTGAACCAGAACAAGTCGACCGCGAGCAGGGCAAATGTTGCCGAACAACTGCTGGTTTCGGAAAATCCCACAACAAAGGAACTTGGCAGGATTATGAAGGATTATATTTCCTTCAAAGAGTGA